The following coding sequences are from one Musa acuminata AAA Group cultivar baxijiao chromosome BXJ2-4, Cavendish_Baxijiao_AAA, whole genome shotgun sequence window:
- the LOC135610648 gene encoding probable sugar phosphate/phosphate translocator At3g11320: protein MVETHMQTGTTRRGSNPRLESADLVGIDIPPTPPSDARPGAKQATSFLSLIVPFLFASSSHAPSSGAAAPGSSSTVATAFVIGSWYFSNIGVLLLNKYLLSIYGYRYPVFLTALHMASCSAYSAVALRWLCLVPFQPVSSRWQLFKIAALGAIFCFSVVCGNASLRFLPVSFNQAVGATTPFFTAIFALAITCRREPSAVYVALLPVVLGIVLASNSEPLFHPLGFLLCLGSTSGRALKSVVQGILLTSDSEKLNSMNLLMHMAPIAAAILLPLSLWTEPGVVPATAAKIRDDPYLALLLFANATIAYLVNLTNFLVTKHTSALTLQVLGNAKAAVAALVSVLIFRNPVTVMGVTGFGITIIGVVLYSEATKRSKSSSSSS from the coding sequence aTGGTGGAAACCCACATGCAGACCGGCACGACGAGGCGCGGCAGCAACCCCCGCCTCGAGTCTGCCGATCTCGTCGGCATCGACATCCCGCCGACCCCGCCGAGCGACGCCCGCCCCGGCGCTAAGCAGGCCACCTCCTTCCTCTCCCTCATCGTCCCCTTCCTCTTCGCGTCCTCCTCCCATGCCCCCTCGTCCGGCGCTGCCGCTCCCGGCTCTTCCTCCACCGTCGCCACCGCCTTCGTCATCGGATCTTGGTACTTTTCCAACATCGGGGTGCTCCTGCTGAACAAGTACCTGCTCAGCATCTACGGCTATCGCTACCCCGTCTTCCTCACGGCGCTCCACATGGCCTCCTGCTCCGCCTAcagcgccgttgccctgcggtgGCTCTGCTTGGTTCCCTTCCAGCCCGTCTCCTCCCGCTGGCAGCTGTTCAAGATCGCCGCCCTCGGCGCCATCTTCTGTTTCTCCGTCGTCTGCGGCAACGCCTCCCTCCGGTTCCTGCCCGTCTCGTTCAATCAGGCCGTCGGCGCGACCACCCCCTTCTTCACGGCCATCTTCGCCCTCGCGATCACCTGCCGCCGCGAGCCCTCCGCCGTCTACGTCGCGCTGCTCCCCGTCGTCCTCGGCATCGTCCTCGCCAGCAACAGCGAGCCCCTCTTCCACCCCCTGGGcttcctcctctgcctcggcTCCACCTCCGGTCGCGCTCTCAAGTCCGTCGTCCAGGGCATCCTCCTCACCTCCGACTCCGAGAAGCTCAACTCCATGAACCTGCTCATGCACATGGCCCCCATCGCCGCCGCCATCCTGCTGCCCCTCTCCCTCTGGACCGAGCCCGGCGTCGTCCCCGCCACCGCCGCCAAGATCCGCGACGACCCCTACCTCGCCCTCCTCCTCTTCGCCAACGCCACCATCGCCTACCTCGTCAACCTCACCAACTTCCTCGTCACCAAGCACACCAGCGCCCTCACCCTGCAGGTGCTCGGCAATGCCAAGGCCGCCGTCGCCGCCCTCGTCTCCGTTCTAATCTTCCGTAATCCCGTGACGGTCATGGGTGTCACCGGCTTCGGCATCACCATCATCGGCGTCGTGCTGTACAGCGAAGCCACGAAGAGGTCTAagtcatcgtcttcttcttcgtaG
- the LOC135610647 gene encoding ABC transporter G family member 45-like yields MKREAMEGSDSAPMTYEEHEELLSCIRDHRARLGDEAPKVEVRFEELSVETEASVRKRVLPTLPNAVINTAQELMGWLRLYQANRKPVKVLNGLRGIVKPSRMTLVLGSPGSGKSTFLRALSGKLDPSLNVTGKVAYNGQKMNHYISQRMCAYVSQYDLHHSEMTVKETMEFSRKMLKAGNEIEMHKAVSTAKIEASIQEERNISAMENDSSKDEGNFITNYILKILGLHECADIIIGDEMRRGISGGQKKRVTIGEMLVGLAQCFFMDDISTGLDSSTTFQIIKFLQQMTHVLDLTMVISLLQPTPEVFELFDDIILLCEGQIAYQGPREDVLSFFESMGLGCPDRKNVADFLQEVMSKMDQAQYWMGNKSTYQYLSVQKFSDSFESSQFGRLLQEQLQKPSSIEESEQMVKLKEIYNVPKWEIFKACFSREKLLMKRNSPVHIFKTIQIVLLAFVIMTIFLRTKMKHQTVADGYLYMGAIFAGVVIVKFNGMTELSIMVQRLPIYYKQREVLFLPGWALLLSITVLSLPMSFIEAGLWTSLTYYVVGFAPSAVRFLQQFLALFCVHQMSMSLFRFIAVVGRTQLMANTLGTATLVSIYILGGFVISKDDIQPWLVWGYWLSPMTYGQNAVAINEFLDQRWNMKTENGESTGDTVGKTILRSRGMLTEWHWFWYSVMILLLFALVFNILSIFALEYLRAPQKSRSNKNMWPKDFKRIAVSDDQATTGTSQSRMSLPFQPLKMAFSNINYYVDMPKQLKKNGMKEDRLQLLQDVSGVFRPGVLTALMGVTGAGKTTLLDVLAGRKTAGHIEGSIKISGYPKKQETFARISGYCEQSDNHSPCLTVFESLWYSAWLRLPSNVDANTRNIFINEVMELVELKSLKNAMVGLPGVSGLAAEERKRLTIAVELVSSPSIIFMDEPTTGLDARAAAIVMRTVRKAADTGRTIVCTIHQPSIDIFEAFDELLLMKKGGQLIYGGPLGKLSKTMIQYFEGISGVPKIRDGQNPATWMLDVTSPNMEYKLGVDFGNIFRNSSAYKRNMKMVDEMSKRQSNAEDIHFTSKYAKGFWSQCVSCLWKQHRSYWKNPEHNVVRFIITITVSALFGIVFLDIGSKIRMEQDVFNILGAMYGSALFIGFANASVVQPIVERERTVFYRERAAGMYSSMPYAIAQVAIEIPYILIQAILFSVIVYPMIGFPFVAAKFFWFMFFLLLSFIYFVLFGMMTVALTPNQQIAALFSFFLFIIWNMFSGFFVPRKMIPIWWRWYYWADPAAWTVYGLMVSQLGDKEDPLIAAGTSGETVKDFLKGYLGLQESYLPLIVSLHIAVIVLFLFVFGFSIKYLNFQRR; encoded by the exons ATGAAGAGAGAGGCGATGGAAGGATCAGATAGTGCTCCGATGACATACgaagagcatgaagaacttctatCGTGCATACGAGACCATAGAGCGAG GTTGGGCGATGAGGCTCCCAAGGTCGAAGTCAGGTTCGAGGAACTGTCGGTAGAGACGGAGGCGTCAGTTCGGAAGAGGGTTCTTCCCACCCTCCCCAATGCCGTCATCAACACTGCTCAG GAGCTCATGGGATGGCTAAGATTATACCAAGCAAACAGGAAGCCTGTCAAAGTGCTAAATGGTCTGAGAGGAATTGTAAAGCCTTCTAG GATGACACTTGTCCTTGGGTCTCCAGGATCTGGAAAGTCAACATTTTTGAGAGCTTTGTCGGGAAAACTAGACCCTAGTTTAAAT GTCACAGGAAAAGTCGCATATAATGGACAAAAGATGAATCACTATATCTCCCAAAGGATGTGTGCATATGTTAGCCAATATGACCTCCATCATTCTGAGATGACAGTGAAGGAGACAATGGAGTTCTCTAGAAAAATGCTAAAAGCTGGAAATGAAATTG AGATGCATAAAGCTGTGAGCACAGCGAAAATAGAAGCAAGCATCCAAGAAGAGAGAAACATTAGTGCCATG GAAAACGATTCTTCAAAAGATGAAGGGAACTTCATAACCAACTACATTCTGAAG ATACTTGGCTTGCATGAGTGTGCAGACATAATAATAGGTGATGAGATGCGAAGGGGAATATCTGGAGGACAAAAGAAACGAGTCACAATTG GGGAAATGCTAGTGGGGTTAGCACAATGCTTTTTCATGGATGACATTTCAACTGGGCTTGATAGCTCCACTACTTTTCAAATCATCAAGTTCTTGCAGCAGATGACACATGTTTTGGATCTCACCATGGTTATATCTTTGCTTCAACCTACTCCAGAGGTATTTGAGCTATTTGATGACATCATCCTTTTATGTGAGGGACAAATTGCTTATCAAGGACCACGAGAAGATGTTCTTTCATTTTTTGAATCAATGGGATTGGGATGTCCTGATAGAAAAAATGTCGCAGACTTCCTCCAAGAG GTAATGTCAAAGATGGATCAAGCACAATATTGGATGGGTAACAAAAGCACATACCAGTATCTATCTGTGCAAAAGTTTTCAGATTCTTTTGAATCTTCCCAGTTTGGCCGGCTTCTTCAAGAACAGTTGCAAAAGCCATCTAGCATTGAGGAGAGTGAACAAATGGTCAAACTAAAAGAGATATATAATGTTCCAAAGTGGGAGATATTCAAGGCTTGCTTCTCAAGGGAAAAGTTATTGATGAAGAGGAACTCTCCAGTTCACATATTCAAAACCATACAGATAGTACTCTTGGCATTTGTGATTATGACAATCTTCCTGCGAACAAAAATGAAACATCAGACAGTAGCTGATGGGTACCTTTACATGGGAGCCATATTTGCTGGAGTGGTGATAGTGAAGTTCAATGGCATGACAGAATTATCAATAATGGTACAAAGACTTCCTATCTATTACAAGCAGAGGGAAGTACTGTTTTTGCCAGGATGGGCTCTCCTTCTATCTATAACAGTCCTTAGCCTCCCAATGTCATTCATTGAAGCAGGTCTATGGACAAGTCTAACATACTATGTGGTTGGCTTTGCACCATCAGCAGTTAG ATTCCTGCAACAGTTCTTGGCTCTTTTCTGTGTGCATCAGATGTCAATGTCACTTTTCCGTTTTATAGCTGTTGTTGGGAGGACACAACTTATGGCTAACACACTTGGGACTGCAACTCTAGTGTCAATCTACATTCTTGGTGGTTTTGTCATATCAAAAG ATGATATCCAACCATGGTTGGTCTGGGGTTACTGGTTGTCTCCTATGACGTATGGTCAGAATGCTGTAGCAATCAATGAATTCCTTGATCAGAGATGGAATATG AAaactgagaatggagaaagcacaGGGGATACAGTCGGGAAGACCATTTTGAGATCAAGAGGGATGTTAACAGAGTGGCATTGGTTTTGGTACAGCGTGATGATATTACTCTTATTTGCTCTGGTCTTCAACATTCTCAGCATCTTTGCACTTGAATATCTAAGAG CTCCACAGAAAAGCCGTTCGAACAAAAATATGTGGCCTAAGGATTTCAAAAGGATCGCCGTATCTGATGACCAAGCAACTACAGGGACATCCCAAAGTAGGATGTCTCTACCATTCCAGCCTCTGAAAATGGCATTCAGCAATATTAATTATTATGTTGACATGCCAAAG CAATTGAAGAAAAATGGAATGAAGGAAGATAGACTTCAGTTATTACAGGATGTCTCTGGAGTTTTTAGACCTGGAGTACTAACTGCGTTGATGGGGGTGACAGGTGCTGGAAAGACCACATTATTAGATGTTTTGGCAGGAAGAAAAACTGCAGGACACATTGAAGGAAGCATCAAAATATCTGGATATCCAAAAAAGCAAGAAACCTTCGCTAGGATTTCAGGATACTGTGAACAATCAGATAATCACTCCCCCTGCCTAACAGTTTTTGAGTCTTTATGGTACTCAGCATGGCTTCGTCTTCCATCCAATGTTGATGCGAACACAAGAAAT ATATTCATAAATGAGGTTATGGAACTGGTTGAGTTAAAGTCATTGAAGAATGCTATGGTAGGCTTACCAGGAGTAAGTGGACTTGCAGCAGAAGAGCGGAAACGATTGACAATTGCAGTAGAGTTAGTTTCTAGCCCTTCTATCATATTCATGGATGAACCCACAACAGGTTTAGATGCTCGAGCTGCTGCAATTGTCATGAGAACAGTTAGAAAGGCAGCAGATACTGGGCGTACTATTGTCTGCACAATCCATCAACCAAGCATTGACATATTTGAAGCTTTTGATGAG TTGCTTCTTATGAAAAAAGGAGGGCAGCTAATATATGGAGGGCCTTTGGGCAAGTTATCCAAAACCATGATACAATACTTTGAA GGTATTTCGGGAGTACCAAAGATAAGAGATGGTCAAAATCCTGCTACATGGATGTTAGACGTCACTTCTCCTAACATGGAATATAAGCTTGGCGTAGATTTTGGAAATATCTTTCGCAATTCATCTGCATACAA AAGGAACATGAAAATGGTTGATGAGATGAGCAAAAGACAAAGTAATGCAGAAGACATACACTTTACATCCAAGTATGCAAAAGGTTTTTGGTCGCAGTGTGTATCTTGCCTGTGGAAACAGCACAGATCTTACTGGAAAAATCCAGAACACAACGTAGTTCGTTTCATCATCACGATTACAGTATCAGCACTATTTGGCATAGTCTTCCTTGATATTGGTTCCAAAAT AAGGATGGAACAAGATGTTTTCAACATTCTAGGAGCAATGTACGGCTCAGCATTGTTTATTGGCTTTGCAAATGCTAGTGTAGTACAGCCTATTGTGGAAAGGGAGAGGACTGTATTTTATCGTGAAAGAGCAGCCGGAATGTATTCTTCTATGCCATATGCCATTGCTCAG GTGGCCATTGAAATCCCTTACATTCTAATCCAAGCAATACTTTTCTCAGTCATCGTTTATCCAATGATTGGATTCCCATTTGTTGCAGCCAAGTTCTTCTGGTTCATGTTCTTCTTGCTCTTAAGTTTTATATACTTTGTCCTCTTTGGGATGATGACGGTTGCACTAACACCTAACCAGCAAATAGCGGcacttttttctttcttcctcttcattATATGGAACATGTTCTCAGGATTCTTTGTTCCTAGAAAG ATGATACCAATTTGGTGGAGATGGTATTACTGGGCTGATCCTGCTGCATGGACTGTCTATGGTCTAATGGTTTCACAGCTAGGAGACAAAGAAGATCCCCTAATTGCGGCAGGGACGTCAGGTGAAACAGTGAAAGATTTCCTCAAGGGATATCTTGGACTACAGGAAAGCTATCTACCGCTCATTGTGTCACTTCACATCGCAGTGATCGTGCTATTCTTGTTCGTTTTCGGCTTCAGCATCAAGTATCTGAATTTCCAGAGAAGATAG